The genomic interval CCCAGATCCTTGAGGAGCGGCACCAGCGCCAGCCCGTCCGCCGGCGCGCTTCGCTCGTGCTCGGGCATGTCGCTGGGCAGGGCACCGCGCTGAAAGCGGGCCACGAACTCCTCGTGAGCAGCGCGGGCACTGGCGGCATCATGGAATCGGGTCACCAACTCATCCGCCAGCTCGAACTTGGCATCGCGGGGATTCATTCCCTCCGTAACCCGATGCCGCAAAGACTCGATTTCGTTCAGTGGCCGGAAACTGAGCAGCTCGAAGTACCGCCACATTAAATCATCGGATACCGACATCAGCTTGCCGTACATCTCCCCGGCGGGTTCTCGAATGCCCACCGTGTTCCCCAGGGATTTGGACATTTTCTGTACGCCGTCCAGCCCCTCCAGCACCGGCGTGGTCATCAGCACCTGGGGCGGCTGACCGTATTCCCGCTGCAACTCCCGCCCCACCAGCAGGTTGAATTTCTGGTCGGTGCCGCCCAACTCCACGTCCGCCCGCAGGGCCACCGAGTCATAGCCCTGCACCAACGGGTAAAGAAACTCATGAATGGCGATGGGCTGATTGCCCTGATAACGCTTGTGAAAGTCGTCCCGCTCGAGCATGCGGGCCACCGTGTGCCGTGATGCCAGCTGAATCATGTCGGTGGCGGTCATCTGACTCATCCAGCTGGAGTTGAACACCACCTCGGTGGCATCCGGATCAAGGATGCGAAAGATCTGATCCCGATAGGTCTCGGCGTTGTGGGCGACATCGTCGGTGGTCAGCGGTTTTCGGGTGGCGCTTCGCCCGGTGGGGTCGCCAATCATCCCGGTAAAGTCACCGATCAGAAACAGAATGTGATGCCCCAGCGCCTGGAACTGACGCATTTTATTAATGAGTACGGTGTGCCCAAGGTGCAGGTCCGGCGCAGTGGGGTCGAAGCCCGCCTTGATACGCAGGGGTCGGCCCGCGGCGAGTCGCTCGCGAAGCTCGTCCTCGCGAATGATTTCATCAACGCCCCGCTGCAGTTGCGCCAACGCCTCCTCTACACCGCTCATCCTGATGCCCCTCTCGTACCCATGCCGGAAAGGCAATGAGTCTACCGAATTCCTCGGCGCTGCGCGTTGACCCCACACCGCCGCCCGGCTATCTTGGCGGCCCATGAAAAGACGTCACGGCTTTCTGGGCCAGCATCCGATTCGCAACGGACTTCTGGGCACAGGAGTCCTGCTCATGGCCGCCGGCGTTTTCCTCCCCGGCAGCGAGACGCCTTCCCCGACGGAGAACCCGACCACCGGCATCCCCCTGACCATCGACCGGGCGCCCATCCAGTCCGCCGACGTGGCGCCCGCGGATACCCCGACCGAAGCAATTCAACCCGCGGCCATCACCACCCCGGTGATGGATGAGGCGCCCACTCCCCAGCTGGACTGGCGCCACCAGACAGTGAAGCGTGGCGACAATCTGGCGGCAGTGTTCCAACGGGCTGGCCTCAGCCCACGGGACGTCCACGACGTGGTCACCAGCAGTGACGAGGCGGCCGGCCTGACCCGACTTTATCCCGGTGATGAAATTGCGCTGGCCTTCGGCGATGACGATGCCCTGGTGGCGGTGCGCTATGAAAAGAGCGAAACCGAGACGCTGTGGGTGGAGCGAGATGACGCCAACGGCGATTTCCAGTCGCGCATCGAGGTGCGGGAGCTCGAGAGCCGCATCGCGGTCACGGACGGTCAGATCAACGTCTCCCTCTACGGGTCGGGCCTGCAGGCCGGTCTGGACGACCGGCTGATCATGGAGCTGGCGCGGATCTTTGGCTGGGACATTGACTTTGCCCTGGACATCCGCCGGAACGACCGCTTTACAGTGGTGTATGAGGAACTTTATCGAGATGGCGAAAAGGTGCGTACCGGGCGCATCCTGGCCGCGGAATTCATCAACCGGGGAGAGCGCTTCCGTGCCCTCCGCTTCGAAGACGGCGACGGTCGCAGTGATTTTTACACCCCCGACGGCCGCAACATGCGGCGCGCCTTCCTGCGTACTCCGACCGACTTCACCCGGGTCAGCTCCGAGTTCAACCCCAACCGGGTTCACCCCGTGTACGGCACCGCTCGACCCCACGTGGGCACCGATTATGCCGCACCGCCCGGGACCCCCATCTGGGCCTCCGGTGACGGCCGGATCATCCATCGCGGGCCCAAAGGGGGCTACGGCAACACCGTGGTCCTGCAGCACGGCGGCAACATCACCACGCTTTATGCTCACATGCGCAACTTCGCCTCCGGCCAGTCCACCGGCGACCGGGTCCAGCAGGGTGACGTGATTGGCTATGTGGGCAGCACCGGGCTGTCCACCGGCCCCCACCTGCACTACGAGTTCCGGGTCGACGGGGTTCACCGC from Spiribacter sp. 2438 carries:
- a CDS encoding OapA family protein, giving the protein MKRRHGFLGQHPIRNGLLGTGVLLMAAGVFLPGSETPSPTENPTTGIPLTIDRAPIQSADVAPADTPTEAIQPAAITTPVMDEAPTPQLDWRHQTVKRGDNLAAVFQRAGLSPRDVHDVVTSSDEAAGLTRLYPGDEIALAFGDDDALVAVRYEKSETETLWVERDDANGDFQSRIEVRELESRIAVTDGQINVSLYGSGLQAGLDDRLIMELARIFGWDIDFALDIRRNDRFTVVYEELYRDGEKVRTGRILAAEFINRGERFRALRFEDGDGRSDFYTPDGRNMRRAFLRTPTDFTRVSSEFNPNRVHPVYGTARPHVGTDYAAPPGTPIWASGDGRIIHRGPKGGYGNTVVLQHGGNITTLYAHMRNFASGQSTGDRVQQGDVIGYVGSTGLSTGPHLHYEFRVDGVHRNPRTVELPAADPIDERYLAEFRANTADWVAMLDEVSETRIARAGD
- the tyrS gene encoding tyrosine--tRNA ligase is translated as MSGVEEALAQLQRGVDEIIREDELRERLAAGRPLRIKAGFDPTAPDLHLGHTVLINKMRQFQALGHHILFLIGDFTGMIGDPTGRSATRKPLTTDDVAHNAETYRDQIFRILDPDATEVVFNSSWMSQMTATDMIQLASRHTVARMLERDDFHKRYQGNQPIAIHEFLYPLVQGYDSVALRADVELGGTDQKFNLLVGRELQREYGQPPQVLMTTPVLEGLDGVQKMSKSLGNTVGIREPAGEMYGKLMSVSDDLMWRYFELLSFRPLNEIESLRHRVTEGMNPRDAKFELADELVTRFHDAASARAAHEEFVARFQRGALPSDMPEHERSAPADGLALVPLLKDLGLVPSTSEALRMLKQGAVRVDGERVEDRELKLPAGGAYVLQVGKRRFARVTLQKSL